From the Gossypium hirsutum isolate 1008001.06 chromosome A02, Gossypium_hirsutum_v2.1, whole genome shotgun sequence genome, the window AGAAGCTTTCAATTTAGCACCAGATGGCTCTTTTCCAAATCTTCTTCTTTGTAGTCTTCTCCTTCATTTCCCCCTTGGTTCAATCATCAACAAGCACTGAAATTTGCCCAGTTTTTTGTGGTGATAAATTGATTCGCTTCCCTTTTCGTCTTAGCAACCAACCCGATCGCTGTGGCTATCCTCGCTTCAATCTCACATGCAAAAATCAAACTAAAACAATCCTCACCCTTCCATTTTCCGGTGAATTCATAGTCGAAAACATCGATTATTTGTATCAAAGTATATGGATAAACGACCCTGATTATTGCATCCCAAGACGTTTCTTCAAGGGTCTTAACCTCTCCGGCACTCCTTTTGAAGCTCAAGACCTTGAAAGCTATGTGTTTCTAAATTGCTCAAATGGTGCAATACCGAAACAACTTCCCCAAGTTAGGTATATTTCGTGTCTTAGCGGGGAAACATTCTCTGTTATAGCCTTTCCAGCGAATCGTCTTGATGAGTATAGATCATTATCATGGACGTGTATGAATATAGGTAAGGTTTTAGTTCCAGCTTGGGATCCTAACTATGGTATGAGATTAAGATTGAAGGAACCCGATTGCCTGTATTGTGAAATCGGCGGTGGGAATTGCATGTTCAAGAGTGATACGGGTTTGGATATCCGGTGCTCCGGTGGTTTTAGATCTGGTATGTCAGTGTTCTATTTTGACTCCTCAATTATGTTTGATACATTTTCAGtgtatttaaatacatatattttacaGGTATCCCAAGAAGTGCTATATTCGGTATAAGTTTTGGAGTGGGAATATTCCTTATATGCGTTCTGCGGCTTGTATGTCATCTCCGAAGGAAGGCTAACAATATTTACAATGACTATCAACACCATAACCTAGAAATCTCCGGTCCAGCCGTTGTCCGACCCCGATCAGCTACTGATGATGCCAAAGGGCTTGATGGACCAAGTATCGAGGCCTATCCTATAACTTTGCTTGGTGAAAGCCGGCGATTACCGAGGCCTAGTGATAACACTTGCTCAATATGTCTTTGTGAATATCAAGCTAATGAGAAATTAAGGACTATTCCAGATTGCAAGCATTATTTTCATGCCATTTGTATCGATGAGTGGTTAAAATTAAATGCCGCTTGTCCAATATGTCGTAACACTCCACAAACATCTACTCCAGCGGCATAGCGACGGAAGGCTGGGCTCtattttgaatgtttttttaattttatacttgaatattagtaaaaatatatattgtaaaacaatataaaatcaaatacattttATCCTCCTAGTTTATCCAACCTCAATTATTTTATCCAACAATGAACCAACTATTGATTAAATCCAAATTCTCTTTCAAGCCGGATTCCAATGACTAAAAGTCAACATGTCAGCCAGCAAATTAAAAGCCCCTCCATGTAACCAACTGCAAGTCTACaagtaaaagaaaatacaataaaaaactaAAAGTTTTACATCTCAATAATTAGTAAAACGACTTACTATTACTCAACTCTGtcctttttctctatttttggtatttttattttagttattcatttaaaatatttgttatttttaatcaCTTCTATTAAATAAGTTGTTAATTTTAATCACTCGCATTAGATAAGttgtcaatttaatcattttaccttTAAGATGGGTTTAATTACCAAACTAAATGTTGATGTGACCTAGAATAACAGTAAAATTAGCTCTCAATGTTTACCTATTTTATTAGTGTAatcttgattttgaaaaatacaacAAATTTAACCACTAATATTTACGCATTATACCAATTTGATAATGattctaaaatttatgaaaatataaattaaaattaaaaaattcaaaatacataaaaaatcaaaaattattcaaatttataaataaatataaaatacacaaaaaatataaatattgttataaaataaagagatataaggagaataaaaaacaaaaaaatattaaagtaatagagaatgtattttattaatcaaaGTGATGATTTACAAttcttcatcagagtctctatttataggcataagaatataaaagaagtagagatctaattctaataactattagaatttaaagtataccaaaactttatcttgatcgtgatggacatccacttaataagatattcataacactcccccttggatgtccattgataGATAATGTGCCTCTTTAAAACCTTATAAGGAAAAACCCTATGGGATAAAAacttaatgaaggaaaaagagtacacaatctataatacgcataatatgttgcctcattaaaaaccttaccaggaaaactcaatgggacaaaacctcaaTCAAGTGAAAAAGAGTGCAATACGTATTTACTCCCCcttatgaaaacatcacatattttctcattctacgtattcaatcttgaatactagttttttaaATGACTATTTAAATGTATTTGCTAAACATTTATATTGCCATTCTTTTAGAAGTCATGACTGAGGGAAATTTGGGGACTTaaattttgatctcttcaggagattcaa encodes:
- the LOC107952664 gene encoding putative RING-H2 finger protein ATL21B, whose protein sequence is MALFQIFFFVVFSFISPLVQSSTSTEICPVFCGDKLIRFPFRLSNQPDRCGYPRFNLTCKNQTKTILTLPFSGEFIVENIDYLYQSIWINDPDYCIPRRFFKGLNLSGTPFEAQDLESYVFLNCSNGAIPKQLPQVRYISCLSGETFSVIAFPANRLDEYRSLSWTCMNIGKVLVPAWDPNYGMRLRLKEPDCLYCEIGGGNCMFKSDTGLDIRCSGGFRSGIPRSAIFGISFGVGIFLICVLRLVCHLRRKANNIYNDYQHHNLEISGPAVVRPRSATDDAKGLDGPSIEAYPITLLGESRRLPRPSDNTCSICLCEYQANEKLRTIPDCKHYFHAICIDEWLKLNAACPICRNTPQTSTPAA